A window from Labrus mixtus chromosome 14, fLabMix1.1, whole genome shotgun sequence encodes these proteins:
- the chordc1b gene encoding cysteine and histidine-rich domain-containing protein 1: MSALCYNKACGQRFDPENNPDDGCTYHPGVPVFHDALKGWSCCKRRTTDFSDFLSIVGCTKGPHNKEKPPEPVKPDVISSGDNKDTDDQKPKFNEYIISAPMPQEAIRRPSPDEPMVRLQHKVSTSLKQALEKLKLSENSAEEKEEESDEIKIGTSCKNGGCTKSFDGPASDSEVCSSHPGFPIFHEGMKYWSCCKRKTSDFNTFLSQEGCFKGTHLWRKKDEGKKVVPCRFDWHQTGAQVIISIYAKNGVPELSFVDANSTSLDIHIIFEGEKEFAQKISLWGVIDVSKSAVNMMAAKIEVVMKKSEPMSWARLDLPPPVPPPKESDKKEEESESEDEDE; encoded by the exons ATGTCTGCTCTGTGTTATAACAAAGCATGTGGACAGCGATTTGATCCCGAAAACAACCCAGACG atGGCTGCACCTATCATCCAGGAGTCCCAGTATTCCATGATGCTTTAAAG GGATGGTCTTGTTGCAAGAGAAGAACTACCGACTTCTCCGACTTTCTAAGCATTGTT GGCTGTACAAAAGGACCTCACAACAAGGAGAAGCCTCCTGAGCCGGTGAAACCAGATGTGATATCATCAGGAGACAACAAGGACACAGATGACCAAAAACCAAAGTTTAACGAGTACATCATTTCCGCACCAATGCCTCAGGAGGCGATACGCAGACCAAG TCCTGACGAGCCGATGGTGAGATTGCAGCATAAAGTCTCGACCTCCCTGAAGCAGGCCCTGGAGAAACTCAAACTTTCAGAAAATTCAGCAGAAGAGAAAG AGGAAGAAAGTGACGAGATCAAGATCGGAACATCTTGTAAAAATGGAGGATGTACTAAA AGTTTTGATGGACCTGCAAGCGACTCAGAAGTGTGCTCATCACATCCTGGTTTTCCTATTTTCCATGAAGG GATGAAATACTGGAGCTGCTGTAAGCGGAAAACCTCAGACTTCAACACTTTCCTCTCTCAAGAGGGCTGCTTCAAGGGGACACATCTATGGAGGAAAAAAGATGAG GGTAAGAAAGTAGTTCCATGTCGATTTGACTGGCACCAGACCGGGGCACAGGTCATCATTTCCATCTACGCCAAGAATGGTGTCCCAGAGCTGAGCTTTGTGGATGCCAACAGCACATCG ctcGATATCCATATTATATTTGAGGGAGAGAAGGAATTTGCGCAGAAAATCAGCTTGTGGGGA GTGATAGATGTGAGTAAAAGTGCAGTGAACATGATGGCTGCAAAGATCGAGGTTGTCATGAAGAAGTCCGAGCCCATGTCGTGGGCTCGACTGGACCTCCCACCCCCTGTCCCCCCACCCAAGGAGAGTGacaagaaagaggaggagagtgaaagcgaagatgaagatgaatga
- the LOC132987944 gene encoding tyrosinase-like, which produces MMWSLFFISIISFFTPSHQQFPRLCANRESLLSKECCPAWEGDGSPCGVSSGRGSCQDAVVPEEPDGPQYPFSGLDDREKWPLVFYNRTCQCEGNFMGYNCLDCKFGYYGENCTQWRASLRRNVFHLSHDEKIKLVSYLNLAKQTVSRDYVVATGTYQEMENGSIPMFSDVSVYDVFVWLHYYVSREALLGGPGNVWSNVDFAHWAPAFLPWHRLYLLLWEHEIRKLTGDMTFTIPYWDWRDAQTCDVCTDELMGGSNPQDPSFLSPGSVFSSWQVLCSKAEEYSLRGVLCDVTEEGPLRRNPGNHNRNIVQRLPTSAEVAFALSLSNYDTGPMDRSANMSFRNTVEGFGDPQTGIGNSPRLNMHAALHVFMNGSMSSVQGSANDPIFLLHHAYVDSIFEEWLRRHNPSSAQYPESNAPIGHNARYHMVPYLPLRRNRDFFISTKELGYEYSNLLNSNQRIAEAMRPYLDELRNVWPWLLFAGLIGGLLAVSLVAAFLKIKQRYQLRPMGNWNNPCSYLFKLFRIPEKKPIILDSITEKQPLILSNVTEETSARNYQTSI; this is translated from the exons ATGATGTGGTCCCTATTTTTTATTAGTATTATATCATTTTTTACACCTTCCCATCAACAGTTTCCTCGTCTGTGTGCCAACCGGGAGTCACTTCTCTCCAAGGAGTGCTGCCCGGCCTGGGAAGGCGATGGCTCCCCCTGCGGAGTCAGCTCGGGCCGGGGCTCCTGCCAGGATGCGGTGGTGCCGGAGGAACCGGATGGGCCGCAGTACCCCTTCTCCGGTTTGGACGACAGGGAGAAGTGGCCGTTAGTTTTCTACAACAGGACTTGTCAGTGTGAGGGGAACTTCATGGGTTACAACTGTTTAGACTGTAAGTTTGGCTACTATGGGGAGAACTGTACTCAGTGGAGGGCGTCTCTGAGGAGGAATGTTTTTCATCTATCCCATGATGAGAAGATCAAACTTGTGTCCTATTTGAATCTGGCCAAGCAGACAGTCAGCAGGGACTATGTCGTGGCCACAGGAACATACCAGGAGATGGAAAACGGCTCTATCCCGATGTTTTctgatgtgtctgtgtatgatgtgtttgtgtggttacATTACTACGTGTCCAGGGAGGCTCTGTTAGGCGGCCCTGGAAATGTATGGAGCAATGTGGACTTTGCTCACTGGGCCCCTGCATTCCTCCCCTGGCACCGTCTGTACCTGCTGCTGTGGGAGCATGAGATCAGGAAGCTGACTGGAGATATGACCTTTACGATCCCGTACTGGGACTGGAGAGATGCCCAGACATGTGACGTGTGCACAGATGAGTTGATGGGGGGAAGTAACCCCCAGGATCCCAGTTTCCTCAGCCCAGGCTCGGTCTTCTCTTCTtggcag GTACTTTGCTCCAAGGCAGAGGAGTACAGTCTTCGAGGTGTTTTATGTGATGTCACCGAAGAAGGACCGCTGCGCCGTAACCCTGGAAACCATAACCGTAACATAGTTCAACGGTTACCGACTTCAGCAGAGGTGGCGTTCGCTCTCAGTCTGAGCAACTATGACACTGGACCCATGGACCGCAGCGCCAACATGAGCTTCAGGAACACTGTGGAAG GATTCGGGGATCCTCAGACGGGGATAGGAAACAGCCCTCGTTTAAACATGCATGCCGCTCTCCATGTTTTCATGAACGGATCCATGTCTTCAGTGCAGGGCTCAGCAAATGACCCCATATTCCTTCTCCACCATGCTTATGTTGACAG TATTTTCGAAGAGTGGCTCAGGAGGCATAACCCATCTTCAGCACAGTATCCAGAGTCCAATGCTCCCATAGGACACAACGCCCGATACCACATGGTGCCCTACCTGCCCCTCCGCAGAAACAGAGACTTCTTCATTTCAACCAAAGAGCTGGGATATGAATATTCAAATCTGTTAAATTCTA ACCAGCGGATAGCAGAAGCCATGCGTCCTTACCTGGATGAATTGAGGAATGTGTGGCCCTGGCTGCTGTTTGCCGGGCTCATCGGAGGACTTTTAGCGGTGTCCCTGGTTGCTGCTTTCCTAAAGATTAAACAGCGATACCAATTGCGACCCATGGGGAATTGGAACAACCCCTGTTCCTACTTATTCAAACTTTTCCGGATCCCAGAGAAAAAGCCAATTATCTTGGACAGcatcacagaaaaacaaccacTTATCCTGAGCAATGTCACAGAGGAAACCAGCGCCCGTAACTACCAGACAAGTATATGA